The following proteins are co-located in the Paludibaculum fermentans genome:
- the glgP gene encoding alpha-glucan family phosphorylase: MPRVYSFHVSPKLPERLSCLNELSLNLRWSWHHPTIELFRSIDPDLWEETGHNPRWMLGRVDQRRLIELAADEAFLAQMDRAADDLEDYLGSVGRFALEHPLDLSLVVAYFSAEFGLSECIPNYAGGLGILAGDHLKSASDLGLPLVGVGLLYQGGYFHQYLNADGWQQETYPINDFHTLPISPVMDGNGAPLFISVDFPGRPVFARIWKIQVGRIPLYLLDTNVKQNRPDDCKVTGALYGGDRELRMQQEIVLGIGGMRALKALGIHPTVCHMNEGHSAFLGLERSRMTMEEFNLPYYQARQLSAAGSVFTTHTPVPAGFDRFDTWLMEKYFRQYADTLGLTFERLLDYGRQDQSRREEPFNMAFLAARHSAYCNGVSRLHGEVTRKMAHEMWPGYSLNEVPIGYVTNGIHTRSWISMEMSALLTRYMGPRWAEEPPGKAIWERIERIPDGELWRVHQIRRERLIHYARARLSSQLRRRGATDSEVANCAGVLGQGVLTIGFARRFATYKRATLLLRDPARLKRILNNPERPVQILIAGKAHPHDNEGKELIRRIIHFARDPEVRRSIVFLEDYDISVARYLVQGVDVWLNTPQRPNEASGTSGMKLLANGGLNLSILDGWWDEAYTPEVGWAIGHGENYTDAEAQDQIESEALYNLLEHEVVPLFYQRDAADVPRGWVSRMKSSMTQLSPVFCTNRMVAEYAERFYVPAHRRHVRLAADGAARVKPLVEWRRRVLEFGRQVRVVNVDSSLQQETQVGSEVKVTVRVQLAALASQDVRVQIYYGAVDADGSIPRGQAVEMEHQGQVGGDHLYTGRFECRDSGSSGFSVRVIPYHEDAIVPYEMPWVQWAE, from the coding sequence ATGCCTCGCGTTTATAGCTTTCATGTTTCACCCAAGCTGCCGGAACGGCTGAGTTGCCTCAACGAGCTTTCCCTGAATCTTCGCTGGTCGTGGCACCACCCCACCATCGAGCTCTTTCGCAGCATCGATCCCGATTTGTGGGAGGAGACCGGCCACAATCCGCGTTGGATGCTGGGCCGGGTGGATCAGCGACGCCTGATCGAACTCGCAGCCGATGAGGCCTTTCTGGCCCAGATGGACCGGGCGGCCGACGACCTGGAGGACTATTTGGGCAGCGTAGGCCGGTTTGCCCTGGAGCATCCGCTGGATCTTTCGCTGGTAGTGGCCTATTTTTCCGCGGAGTTCGGTTTGTCGGAGTGTATCCCCAATTATGCCGGCGGCCTGGGGATTCTGGCCGGGGATCACCTGAAGTCGGCCAGCGACCTGGGGCTGCCGCTGGTGGGGGTCGGCCTGTTGTACCAGGGCGGCTATTTTCACCAGTACCTGAATGCCGATGGCTGGCAGCAGGAGACCTACCCGATCAACGACTTCCACACCCTGCCTATTTCGCCGGTGATGGACGGCAACGGCGCGCCGCTGTTCATCTCAGTCGATTTCCCGGGCCGGCCTGTCTTTGCGCGGATCTGGAAGATCCAGGTGGGGCGGATTCCGCTCTACCTGCTCGACACCAACGTCAAGCAGAACCGGCCGGACGACTGCAAGGTAACGGGCGCGCTGTATGGCGGCGACCGGGAGCTGCGCATGCAGCAGGAGATCGTGCTGGGCATTGGCGGCATGCGGGCACTGAAGGCCCTGGGGATCCACCCCACGGTCTGTCACATGAATGAAGGGCACTCCGCATTCCTTGGCCTGGAGCGGTCGAGGATGACGATGGAGGAGTTCAATCTGCCCTACTACCAGGCGCGGCAGCTCTCGGCGGCAGGGAGCGTCTTCACGACGCATACGCCTGTGCCGGCGGGCTTCGACCGTTTCGACACCTGGCTGATGGAGAAGTATTTCCGGCAGTACGCGGACACCCTGGGGCTGACCTTCGAGCGGCTGCTGGACTACGGGCGGCAGGACCAGTCGCGCCGGGAGGAGCCGTTCAACATGGCCTTCCTGGCCGCGCGGCACAGTGCCTACTGCAACGGTGTGAGCCGGCTGCACGGAGAAGTGACGCGCAAGATGGCGCATGAGATGTGGCCGGGCTATTCGCTGAACGAGGTGCCCATCGGGTATGTCACGAACGGCATCCACACGCGCTCGTGGATCTCGATGGAGATGAGCGCGCTGCTGACCCGCTATATGGGGCCCCGCTGGGCGGAGGAGCCCCCCGGCAAGGCGATCTGGGAGCGGATCGAGCGGATTCCCGATGGAGAGCTGTGGCGTGTGCACCAGATCCGGCGGGAGCGGCTGATCCACTATGCGCGGGCCCGGTTGTCGAGCCAGTTGCGGCGCCGCGGCGCGACGGATTCCGAGGTGGCGAACTGCGCCGGGGTGCTGGGGCAGGGTGTCCTGACAATCGGCTTCGCGCGCCGGTTCGCGACCTACAAACGAGCGACGCTGTTGCTGCGGGATCCGGCGCGGCTGAAGCGGATTCTGAACAATCCAGAGCGGCCCGTGCAGATCCTGATCGCCGGCAAGGCGCATCCGCACGACAACGAGGGCAAGGAACTGATCCGGCGGATCATTCACTTTGCGCGCGATCCAGAGGTGCGCCGCAGCATTGTATTCCTGGAAGATTACGACATCTCCGTGGCCCGTTATCTGGTGCAGGGCGTCGACGTCTGGTTGAATACGCCGCAACGGCCGAATGAAGCCAGCGGCACGAGCGGCATGAAGCTGCTGGCCAACGGCGGGCTGAATCTCTCGATTCTGGATGGCTGGTGGGATGAGGCGTATACGCCGGAGGTCGGCTGGGCGATCGGTCACGGTGAGAACTACACCGATGCCGAAGCGCAGGACCAGATCGAGTCAGAGGCGCTCTATAACCTGCTGGAGCACGAAGTGGTGCCGCTGTTCTACCAGCGGGACGCGGCCGACGTACCGCGCGGCTGGGTGAGCCGGATGAAGTCGTCGATGACCCAGTTGTCTCCCGTCTTCTGCACGAATCGCATGGTTGCGGAGTATGCCGAGAGGTTCTATGTGCCGGCGCACCGGCGGCATGTGCGGCTTGCCGCCGACGGAGCGGCGCGGGTAAAGCCGCTGGTGGAGTGGCGGCGCCGGGTGCTGGAGTTTGGCCGCCAGGTGCGTGTGGTCAACGTGGATTCGAGCTTGCAGCAGGAGACGCAGGTCGGCTCCGAGGTGAAGGTGACAGTCCGGGTCCAACTGGCGGCCCTGGCTTCGCAGGACGTGAGGGTACAGATCTATTACGGCGCCGTGGATGCCGATGGCAGCATCCCGCGAGGCCAGGCCGTGGAGATGGAGCACCAGGGCCAGGTGGGCGGCGACCATCTCTATACAGGCCGGTTCGAGTGTAGGGACAGCGGCTCGAGCGGATTCTCAGTGCGTGTGATCCCGTATCACGAGGACGCCATCGTCCCGTACGAGATGCCATGGGTGCAATGGGCGGAGTAA
- a CDS encoding type VI secretion system contractile sheath domain-containing protein encodes MDKTYSLGGVNLDVSAGRERAAATPDPGTPFRILVLGDFSGRANRGVNETGRKLAARRPILVDRDNFDEVLARLNPRIELPAAGTLRFTELDDFHPDRIYESTEFFRGLREARKNPEKMVTESRSAPPPPPPPPPAAPAGPAPKFDFSNLLDQAVEATETRMGGRGAKSKDAFARWLDAQVAPHVVAPEDASVVERRALIDQASNVQMRALLHSSALQSLEAAWRSLFFLVRRVETGTDLQIYILDISKEELAEDLADLDGLPESGTFRALAESSTGVAGGDPWGVIVGNYTFGYGNDDLRLLMQLGTIAGALDAPWISAASPAFLGCPSMAAAPDYSDWTPLKSENWEALRRSEIAPSVGLILPRFLLRMPYGKQSDECELFPFEELGADLDHEEYLWGNAAFVCAVLMAEAFSEDQWSMRPGRYANLGGLPVDVRTRDGERVAQPCAEVLMAERGAGIITDLGLMPLASLKNTDEVRLVRFQSIAHPPAALSGRWSS; translated from the coding sequence ATGGATAAAACTTATAGTCTGGGCGGGGTGAATCTGGATGTCTCCGCCGGTCGCGAGAGAGCTGCTGCCACCCCGGATCCCGGCACGCCGTTTCGCATTCTGGTACTGGGCGACTTCAGCGGCAGGGCCAACCGCGGAGTCAATGAGACAGGGCGCAAGCTCGCCGCCAGGCGGCCCATCCTCGTCGACCGCGACAACTTCGATGAGGTACTCGCTCGCCTCAATCCGCGCATCGAGCTCCCGGCCGCCGGCACTCTGCGCTTCACTGAACTCGACGACTTTCACCCGGACCGAATCTACGAATCCACCGAGTTCTTCCGCGGCCTCCGCGAAGCCCGCAAGAACCCCGAAAAGATGGTGACCGAGTCCAGGTCAGCCCCACCGCCGCCTCCTCCGCCGCCCCCCGCCGCACCCGCCGGCCCAGCCCCGAAGTTCGATTTCAGCAACCTGCTCGATCAGGCCGTCGAGGCCACCGAAACCCGCATGGGCGGCCGCGGCGCCAAATCGAAGGACGCCTTCGCCCGCTGGCTGGACGCGCAGGTCGCGCCCCACGTAGTCGCTCCTGAGGACGCCAGCGTCGTCGAACGCCGTGCGTTGATCGACCAGGCGTCCAACGTGCAGATGCGCGCCCTCCTCCACAGCTCCGCCCTGCAGTCTCTCGAAGCCGCCTGGCGCTCCCTCTTCTTCCTCGTCCGCCGCGTCGAAACCGGCACCGACCTCCAGATCTACATCCTCGATATCTCGAAGGAAGAACTCGCGGAAGACCTGGCCGATCTCGACGGTCTGCCCGAATCCGGTACCTTCCGCGCCCTGGCTGAGTCCTCCACCGGTGTCGCCGGCGGCGATCCGTGGGGCGTGATCGTCGGCAACTACACCTTCGGTTACGGGAACGACGACCTCCGCCTGCTCATGCAACTCGGCACCATCGCCGGAGCCCTGGACGCGCCCTGGATCTCCGCCGCCTCGCCGGCGTTCCTGGGCTGCCCGTCCATGGCTGCCGCGCCCGACTACAGCGACTGGACGCCGCTCAAGAGTGAGAACTGGGAAGCCTTGCGCCGCTCAGAGATCGCACCCTCCGTCGGCCTCATCCTGCCGCGTTTCCTGCTCCGCATGCCCTACGGCAAACAGTCGGATGAGTGCGAGCTCTTCCCCTTCGAGGAACTCGGCGCCGACCTCGACCATGAAGAATACCTGTGGGGCAACGCCGCCTTCGTCTGCGCCGTCCTCATGGCCGAAGCGTTCAGCGAAGACCAATGGAGCATGCGTCCCGGCCGCTACGCCAACCTGGGCGGCCTGCCCGTCGACGTCCGCACCCGCGACGGCGAACGTGTCGCCCAACCCTGCGCCGAGGTCCTCATGGCCGAGCGCGGAGCGGGCATCATCACGGACCTGGGCCTCATGCCGCTGGCCTCGCTAAAGAACACCGACGAGGTCCGGCTGGTCCGCTTCCAGTCGATCGCGCATCCGCCGGCGGCACTTTCGGGCCGCTGGTCTTCCTAA
- a CDS encoding glycoside hydrolase family 20 zincin-like fold domain-containing protein: MKLSLLGSWPVAALLFGVASPCISAQTAALDLSQAAVVLRAEAGQTAATVLQEEVERRTGIKLPIAANPAQGHPAIILTTQPPAGLAAGLPPLRAEGYQLITDGPRQSLWIVGADARGLLYGVGAFLRKAEWSRGKLSVDPLAISTSPASPIRGHQLGYRNTANSWDAWTIQQFDQYIRDLALFGVNSIENIPFQDDRHNPLMKVPRKEMNRAMTEICRKYGLDYWVWTPADIDLKDTAKREALLRKFDEVFADSRVLTGVFVPGGDPGSNPPELVLPFLEDVAKRMAPLHPKARVWLSLQGFDKEKEEWVYRYIEQKHPAWLGGLVAGPSSPPIARTRQRLPRQYGLRLYPDLTHNKICQYQVPHWDQAYALTLGREAVNPRPSEYAAIHNRYAAASDGFISYSDGVHDDVNKVVWSALAWDPNTPVRTILREYASLHFSSALAWEIADAILALERNWQGPLAANGAVEGTLLTWRGLEARAPQLESNWRWQMCLLRAVYDSYVRRRMIYESDLETEVNRVLAAAKPGSSADAISQSQAILNRAVSAPVSPDLKARISELCEKLFQSIGLQTSVEKYHASGAERGAVLDFVDAPLNNRWWLEDEFKKVAALPSEQDKTARLHALAAWEQPGPGSFYDDIGNEAKSPHVDGDAEQEPESFRAPEPTFWWWDSGRSRARLSWQTTMWPARMVYEGLDPNGTYVVRTGGYGQSLLSIDGQRATPTLDGRQMGEFKEFPVAPDLLKDGRLVLTWTIPTDESHLNWRQHSRLAEVWLLKRN, encoded by the coding sequence CCATCGCCGCGAATCCAGCCCAGGGACACCCGGCCATCATCCTCACCACCCAGCCGCCCGCCGGCCTTGCAGCCGGTCTGCCGCCCCTCCGTGCGGAAGGCTACCAACTGATCACCGACGGCCCGCGGCAATCCCTCTGGATCGTCGGTGCTGACGCGCGCGGCCTGCTCTACGGCGTAGGCGCCTTCCTCCGTAAAGCGGAGTGGAGCCGCGGCAAACTCAGCGTGGATCCGCTCGCCATTTCCACGTCCCCCGCCTCCCCCATCCGCGGCCATCAACTCGGCTACCGGAACACCGCCAATAGCTGGGACGCCTGGACCATCCAGCAGTTCGACCAGTACATTCGCGACCTCGCCCTCTTCGGCGTGAACAGCATCGAGAACATCCCGTTTCAGGACGACCGGCACAATCCCCTGATGAAGGTCCCGCGCAAAGAGATGAACCGCGCCATGACCGAAATCTGCCGCAAGTACGGCCTCGACTACTGGGTCTGGACGCCCGCCGATATCGACCTGAAAGACACAGCCAAACGCGAAGCCCTGCTCCGCAAATTCGACGAGGTGTTCGCCGACAGCCGCGTCCTCACCGGCGTCTTTGTGCCCGGCGGCGATCCCGGCTCCAACCCGCCCGAACTCGTCCTGCCGTTCCTCGAGGACGTCGCCAAACGCATGGCTCCACTCCATCCCAAGGCCAGGGTCTGGCTCTCATTGCAGGGCTTCGACAAGGAGAAAGAGGAGTGGGTCTACCGCTACATCGAGCAGAAGCACCCGGCCTGGCTCGGCGGCCTCGTCGCCGGCCCCTCCAGCCCGCCCATCGCCCGCACCCGCCAGCGCCTCCCCCGCCAGTACGGCCTGCGCCTCTACCCCGACCTCACCCACAACAAGATCTGCCAGTACCAGGTGCCCCACTGGGATCAGGCCTACGCCCTGACGCTGGGCCGCGAAGCCGTCAATCCGCGTCCCTCTGAGTACGCCGCCATCCACAACCGCTACGCCGCCGCCAGCGACGGCTTCATCTCCTACTCCGACGGCGTGCACGACGACGTCAACAAAGTGGTCTGGAGCGCCCTCGCCTGGGACCCCAACACCCCCGTCCGCACCATCCTGCGCGAGTACGCCAGCCTACACTTCTCCTCCGCCCTCGCCTGGGAAATAGCCGACGCGATCCTGGCGCTGGAGCGCAACTGGCAGGGCCCCCTCGCCGCCAATGGCGCCGTCGAGGGCACCCTCCTCACCTGGCGCGGTCTCGAAGCCAGGGCGCCGCAGCTCGAATCCAACTGGCGCTGGCAGATGTGCCTCCTGCGCGCCGTCTACGACTCCTATGTCCGCCGCCGCATGATCTACGAATCCGATCTGGAGACCGAGGTCAACCGCGTCCTGGCCGCGGCCAAGCCAGGCAGCTCAGCCGACGCCATCAGCCAGTCGCAAGCGATCCTCAACCGCGCCGTCTCTGCGCCCGTCAGCCCGGACCTCAAAGCCCGCATCTCTGAATTGTGCGAGAAGCTCTTCCAATCCATCGGACTCCAGACCAGCGTCGAGAAGTACCACGCCAGTGGAGCCGAACGCGGGGCGGTCCTCGACTTCGTCGACGCTCCGCTCAACAACCGCTGGTGGCTGGAGGACGAGTTCAAAAAGGTGGCAGCCCTACCTTCCGAACAGGACAAAACCGCCCGCCTGCACGCCCTGGCCGCCTGGGAACAACCCGGCCCGGGCAGCTTCTACGACGACATCGGCAACGAAGCGAAATCGCCTCACGTCGACGGCGACGCCGAGCAGGAACCCGAATCCTTCCGCGCGCCCGAGCCGACCTTCTGGTGGTGGGATAGCGGCCGCAGCCGCGCCCGCCTCTCCTGGCAGACCACCATGTGGCCGGCCCGCATGGTCTATGAAGGCCTGGATCCCAACGGCACCTACGTCGTGCGAACCGGCGGCTACGGCCAGAGCCTGCTCAGCATCGACGGCCAGCGCGCCACCCCCACCCTCGACGGCAGGCAGATGGGCGAGTTCAAGGAGTTTCCCGTCGCTCCGGATCTCCTCAAGGATGGCCGCCTGGTGCTCACCTGGACCATCCCAACCGACGAGAGCCATCTGAATTGGCGGCAGCATTCCCGGCTCGCGGAAGTCTGGCTGCTGAAGCGGAACTGA